The following coding sequences lie in one Myxococcus xanthus genomic window:
- the metK gene encoding methionine adenosyltransferase, whose protein sequence is MPTDFLFTSESVTEGHPDKIADQISDGVLDAIIAKDPQARVAVETLVKTGLAIVAGEVTTNCYVDIPKLVRSTICRIGYTDSSMGYDGNTCGVMVAIEGQSQDIARGVDNKKDQGAGDQGMMFGFACDETPELMPAPIHYAHAITRRLADVRRKQHPWIRPDGKSQVTVEYRDGRPVRIDAVVVSTQHSEEVSNKKIQEAIREDVIAKALPKKLIDNKTKFFINPTGRFVVGGPMGDSGLTGRKIIVDTYGGMGRHGGGAFSGKDPSKVDRSAAYMGRHIAKTVVAAGLARRCEVQVSYAIGVAEPVSVMVETFGTATVPEERIALAVRKTFGLRPREITEYLNLLRPIYQKTAAYGHFGRTEKEFTWERVEEKKDALRDAAKSATPSGGRRLKAV, encoded by the coding sequence ATGCCTACCGACTTCCTGTTCACGTCTGAATCCGTCACTGAAGGCCACCCGGACAAGATCGCCGACCAGATCTCCGACGGTGTGCTGGATGCCATCATCGCCAAGGACCCTCAGGCGCGCGTCGCCGTGGAGACGCTCGTCAAGACGGGCCTCGCCATCGTCGCGGGTGAGGTGACGACGAACTGTTACGTGGACATCCCGAAGCTCGTCCGCAGCACCATCTGCCGCATCGGGTACACCGACAGCTCCATGGGCTACGACGGCAACACCTGCGGTGTCATGGTGGCCATCGAAGGCCAGAGCCAGGACATCGCCCGGGGTGTCGACAACAAGAAGGACCAGGGCGCCGGCGACCAGGGCATGATGTTCGGCTTCGCCTGCGACGAGACGCCGGAGCTGATGCCGGCCCCCATCCACTACGCGCACGCCATCACCCGCCGCCTGGCGGATGTGCGTCGCAAGCAGCACCCGTGGATCCGCCCGGACGGCAAGAGCCAGGTGACGGTGGAGTACCGCGACGGCCGGCCCGTCCGCATCGACGCGGTGGTGGTGTCCACGCAGCACTCCGAAGAGGTCTCCAACAAGAAGATCCAGGAGGCCATCCGCGAGGACGTCATCGCGAAGGCGCTGCCCAAGAAGCTCATCGACAACAAGACGAAGTTCTTCATCAACCCCACCGGCCGCTTCGTGGTGGGTGGCCCCATGGGTGACTCCGGCCTGACGGGCCGGAAGATCATCGTGGACACCTACGGCGGCATGGGCCGTCACGGTGGCGGCGCGTTCAGCGGCAAGGACCCGTCCAAGGTGGACCGCTCGGCCGCGTACATGGGCCGTCACATCGCCAAGACGGTGGTGGCCGCGGGCCTGGCCCGGCGCTGCGAGGTGCAGGTGTCCTACGCCATCGGCGTGGCCGAGCCCGTCAGCGTCATGGTGGAGACCTTCGGCACCGCCACGGTTCCGGAAGAGCGCATCGCCCTGGCCGTCCGCAAGACGTTCGGCCTGCGTCCGCGCGAAATCACCGAGTACCTGAACCTGCTGCGGCCCATCTACCAGAAGACCGCCGCCTACGGTCACTTCGGCCGTACGGAGAAGGAGTTCACCTGGGAGCGCGTCGAGGAGAAGAAGGACGCGCTGCGGGATGCTGCCAAGAGCGCCACGCCGTCAGGTGGCCGCCGCCTGAAGGCCGTCTGA
- a CDS encoding CoA pyrophosphatase yields MSVESLFQALESRLSSRPAREVHLPGWALREASVLVPVFERDGVPHVLFTRRPATLRTHADQYSFPGGGRDPEDATPLHTALRETEEELGIDRRGVRVLGMLDEVPTISQYRVRPFVGVIPGDGKYQPSAEEVAFILEVPLSGLLDPSILRVEQKEILGAERDLYFYTYGTHVIWGATARILRDFLNHVTQVPGGVG; encoded by the coding sequence GTGAGTGTGGAGTCGCTGTTCCAGGCACTGGAGTCACGGTTGTCCTCGCGGCCGGCGCGTGAGGTGCACCTGCCGGGGTGGGCCTTGCGGGAGGCCTCGGTGCTGGTGCCGGTGTTCGAGCGGGACGGCGTACCTCACGTGCTCTTCACGCGCAGGCCCGCGACGCTGCGGACGCACGCGGACCAGTACAGCTTCCCGGGCGGGGGTAGAGACCCGGAGGACGCCACGCCCCTGCACACGGCGCTGCGCGAGACGGAAGAGGAGCTGGGCATCGACCGGCGCGGCGTGCGGGTGCTGGGCATGCTGGATGAAGTGCCCACGATTTCGCAGTACCGGGTGCGGCCCTTCGTGGGGGTGATTCCCGGGGACGGAAAGTACCAGCCGAGCGCTGAGGAGGTGGCCTTCATCCTGGAGGTGCCGCTGTCCGGCCTGTTGGACCCGTCCATCCTCCGCGTGGAGCAGAAGGAAATCCTGGGGGCGGAGCGGGACCTGTACTTCTACACGTATGGGACGCACGTCATCTGGGGCGCGACGGCGCGCATCCTGCGCGACTTCCTGAACCACGTGACGCAGGTGCCCGGCGGGGTGGGGTAG
- a CDS encoding site-specific recombinase, with protein sequence MTDPAPVQSPAPRQQPSAREVDAFCMQYAPRAPGHSAVRDLYRLLCDVPEGGLEDRLQWVERWMQWLRERIPAHALVDASEPEVSAADSRLALMVRVLEGEPAMRATLTRLVAAVFEGSRGLKLFAQVGLPAGQGFFAEASDRLARSLLPAPPEPGKLSELLLRLCPDPDDADWLARLSPARLAQLAALVGEPASPEPMPGARVRADLMDALLLLAVQVAALGMAEDVRDRSPETSFRASPFLRMRLVCDAVLARDAAADTLRDLSQCVADCRQVVGSVSRHLEDAGVSVDLVYRLERIRRGLERMEAIARVLGAPRGEARWREAMTLVSDLLRRAHADRSVVELVKRNMRMLARKIIERAGHSGEHYITSTREGFHAMVHSAAGGGLVTAAAVAIKVFLSGLVLAPFFSFMAVGLNYALSFLLIQALGFTLATKQPSVTAATLAGAVGEGARGERLANLVELIPRITRSQLAAFAGNLGVVAPVAIVFALGYQFITGHAFMSQAKAQAMVASLHPWKSGTLLFAAMTGVLLWMSSVAGGWLENFVVYRRLPEALAHHRLPRRLLGEARARRLAAGFQHAASGLGANVTLGFMLALAPVVGRFFGLTLDVRHVTFVLGSLSLAGTALGPGAVLQPEFLAALAGMALTGLINFWVSFSLALGVAVRARDVPTREALPFLRAVLAHLVKHPRSFLLPPKEPENNVLRVSAPPAP encoded by the coding sequence ATGACCGACCCCGCCCCCGTGCAGTCCCCCGCCCCCAGGCAGCAGCCCTCCGCCCGCGAGGTGGACGCGTTCTGCATGCAGTACGCACCCCGGGCGCCGGGCCACTCCGCCGTGCGGGATTTGTACCGGCTGCTGTGCGACGTGCCCGAGGGCGGCCTGGAGGACCGGCTCCAGTGGGTGGAGCGCTGGATGCAGTGGCTGCGCGAGCGCATCCCCGCCCACGCGCTGGTGGACGCCTCCGAACCCGAGGTCTCCGCCGCCGACAGCCGGCTGGCCCTGATGGTGCGCGTGCTCGAAGGCGAGCCCGCCATGCGCGCCACCCTCACGCGGCTGGTGGCCGCCGTGTTCGAGGGCAGCCGGGGCCTCAAGCTCTTCGCCCAGGTGGGTCTGCCCGCCGGACAGGGCTTCTTCGCGGAGGCGTCGGACCGGCTCGCCCGTTCGCTGCTGCCCGCCCCTCCGGAGCCCGGCAAGCTGTCGGAGCTGCTGCTGCGCCTGTGCCCGGACCCGGACGACGCGGACTGGCTGGCACGGCTGTCCCCCGCGCGGCTCGCGCAGCTCGCGGCGCTGGTCGGTGAACCCGCGTCGCCAGAGCCCATGCCCGGCGCCCGCGTGCGCGCGGATTTGATGGACGCGCTGCTGCTGCTGGCGGTGCAGGTGGCGGCCCTGGGCATGGCCGAGGACGTGCGCGACCGCAGCCCGGAGACGTCCTTCCGCGCATCGCCCTTCCTGCGGATGCGGCTGGTCTGTGACGCGGTCCTGGCGCGCGACGCGGCGGCGGACACGCTGCGGGACTTGTCGCAATGCGTGGCCGACTGCCGCCAGGTGGTGGGCAGCGTGTCACGCCACCTGGAGGACGCGGGCGTCAGCGTGGACCTGGTGTACCGGCTGGAGCGCATCCGCCGGGGCCTGGAGCGCATGGAGGCCATTGCCCGCGTGCTGGGGGCCCCTCGGGGCGAAGCGCGCTGGCGCGAGGCCATGACGCTGGTGTCGGACCTGCTGCGGCGCGCGCACGCGGACCGCTCCGTGGTGGAGCTGGTGAAGCGCAACATGCGGATGCTGGCGCGCAAAATCATCGAGCGCGCGGGCCACTCCGGCGAGCACTACATCACCAGCACCCGCGAGGGCTTCCACGCCATGGTGCACTCCGCGGCGGGCGGCGGCCTGGTGACGGCGGCGGCGGTGGCCATCAAGGTGTTCCTGTCGGGCCTGGTGCTGGCGCCCTTCTTCTCCTTCATGGCCGTGGGCCTCAACTACGCCCTGTCCTTCCTCCTCATCCAGGCCCTGGGCTTCACCCTGGCCACCAAGCAGCCGTCCGTGACGGCGGCCACGCTGGCGGGCGCGGTGGGGGAAGGCGCCCGGGGCGAGCGGCTGGCAAATCTGGTGGAGCTCATCCCCCGCATCACCCGCTCCCAACTGGCGGCCTTCGCGGGCAACCTGGGCGTGGTGGCCCCGGTGGCCATCGTGTTCGCGCTGGGGTACCAGTTCATCACCGGCCACGCCTTCATGAGCCAGGCCAAGGCCCAGGCCATGGTGGCCTCGCTGCACCCGTGGAAGAGCGGCACGCTGCTCTTCGCCGCCATGACGGGCGTCCTGCTGTGGATGAGCAGCGTGGCGGGTGGGTGGTTGGAGAACTTCGTGGTGTACCGCAGGCTCCCCGAGGCGCTGGCCCACCACCGCCTGCCGCGGCGGCTCCTGGGCGAGGCGCGCGCCCGCCGGCTGGCGGCGGGCTTTCAGCACGCGGCCTCTGGCCTGGGGGCCAACGTGACGCTGGGCTTCATGCTGGCCCTGGCGCCGGTGGTGGGCCGCTTCTTCGGCCTGACGCTGGACGTGCGCCACGTCACCTTCGTGCTCGGCTCGCTCTCCCTGGCGGGCACGGCGTTGGGGCCCGGGGCGGTGCTCCAGCCGGAGTTCCTGGCGGCGCTGGCGGGCATGGCCCTCACCGGCCTCATCAACTTCTGGGTGTCCTTCTCGCTGGCGCTGGGGGTGGCCGTTCGCGCCCGTGACGTCCCGACCCGCGAAGCCCTGCCCTTCCTGCGCGCCGTGCTCGCGCACCTGGTGAAGCACCCGCGCTCGTTCCTTTTGCCTCCCAAGGAACCGGAAAACAACGTGCTGCGGGTCTCCGCGCCGCCCGCCCCCTGA
- a CDS encoding YchJ family protein, which translates to MPPAPLCPCSSGLRYRECCAPFHRGEAEPPDAERLMRSRYSAFALREVAWLWKTLHPSHPDRARPQDEVLRELRAFAQAHQYPKLVVMDRRAPDADGLAQVLFFAKVFEKGKDRSFVERSDFRHDGTGWRYLSGTALAPKELSVPPESLTLATFPR; encoded by the coding sequence ATGCCCCCTGCCCCCCTCTGTCCCTGCTCCTCCGGCCTGCGCTACCGCGAGTGCTGCGCGCCCTTCCACCGAGGCGAGGCCGAGCCGCCCGACGCCGAGCGCCTCATGCGCAGCCGCTACAGCGCCTTCGCCCTGCGCGAGGTGGCCTGGCTGTGGAAGACGCTGCACCCCAGCCACCCAGACCGCGCGCGGCCCCAGGACGAGGTGCTGCGCGAGCTGCGCGCCTTCGCCCAGGCGCACCAGTACCCGAAGCTGGTCGTCATGGACCGCCGGGCGCCGGACGCGGACGGGCTGGCGCAGGTGCTCTTCTTCGCCAAGGTGTTCGAGAAGGGAAAGGACCGCTCCTTCGTGGAGCGCTCCGACTTCCGCCATGACGGCACCGGCTGGCGCTATCTATCCGGCACTGCGCTGGCCCCCAAGGAGCTGTCCGTCCCACCAGAGTCCCTCACGCTCGCCACGTTCCCTCGCTAG
- a CDS encoding ABC transporter substrate-binding protein: protein MNARFRTLAFLATFAFALPALAAKEDPVAKPVKTVVQSVRYERDALALKHFGSAEQGKFLLGDNWDKGTEAQRKEFVALFQDLFANIAFPRVRENFKNLDTITYEPSQVQGAEATVASTVFIKHPLKTQEMKLKYRLVKEAAAWKVVDVTVLGSSMLQDIRDTQVKPLMEKGGWDLLLERMRTELAKVKKK, encoded by the coding sequence ATGAACGCCCGCTTCCGTACCCTCGCCTTCCTGGCCACCTTCGCCTTCGCCCTCCCCGCGCTCGCCGCGAAGGAAGACCCCGTCGCCAAGCCGGTGAAGACCGTGGTGCAGTCCGTGCGCTACGAGCGCGACGCCCTGGCCCTCAAGCACTTCGGCAGCGCGGAGCAGGGCAAGTTCCTGCTCGGCGATAACTGGGACAAGGGCACCGAGGCGCAGCGCAAGGAGTTCGTCGCGCTGTTCCAGGACCTCTTCGCGAACATCGCCTTCCCCCGCGTGCGGGAGAACTTCAAGAACCTGGACACCATCACCTACGAGCCCTCGCAGGTGCAGGGCGCCGAGGCCACGGTGGCCTCCACCGTCTTCATCAAGCACCCGCTGAAGACGCAGGAGATGAAGCTCAAGTACCGGCTGGTGAAGGAGGCCGCCGCATGGAAGGTCGTGGACGTGACGGTGCTGGGCTCGTCCATGCTCCAGGACATCCGGGACACGCAGGTGAAGCCGCTGATGGAGAAGGGCGGCTGGGACCTCCTGCTGGAGCGCATGCGCACGGAGCTGGCGAAGGTGAAGAAGAAGTAG
- the ahcY gene encoding adenosylhomocysteinase: protein MTAATKSLKQDYAIADLSLADWGRKEIRIAESEMPALMAIREEYAKTQPLKGARVTGSLHMTIQTAVLVETLQALGAEVRWASCNIFSTQDHAAAALVQAGTPVFAHKGESLKEYWDFTHRIFDFGPAGSDHEGPNMILDDGGDATLLMHLGKRAEKDASILANPQSEEERELYAAIKAKLAEDATWYTRKSAKILGVTEETTTGVHRLQEMSAKGTLLFRAINVNDSVTKSKFDNLYGCRESLVDGIKRATDVMVAGKIAVVAGYGDVGKGSAQALRALSAQVWVTEIDPICALQAAMEGYRVVTMEYAADKADIFVTATGNKGVITHDHMAKMKDQAIVCNIGHFDNEIEVASLEKYQWEEIKPQVDHVIFPDNKRIILLAKGRLVNLGCGTGHPSYVMSSSFANQTIAQIELYSHSANYEVGKVYVLPKHLDEKVARLQLKKLNAQLTELSQEQADYIGVKTSGPYKPDTYRY, encoded by the coding sequence ATGACCGCTGCAACCAAGTCCCTGAAGCAGGATTACGCCATCGCCGACCTGTCGCTCGCCGACTGGGGCCGCAAGGAAATCCGCATCGCCGAGAGCGAAATGCCCGCGCTCATGGCCATCCGCGAGGAGTACGCCAAGACGCAGCCGCTCAAGGGCGCGCGCGTGACGGGCTCGCTGCACATGACCATCCAGACGGCCGTGCTGGTGGAGACGCTCCAGGCGCTGGGCGCCGAGGTCCGCTGGGCGTCGTGCAACATCTTCTCCACGCAGGACCACGCCGCCGCCGCGCTGGTGCAGGCCGGCACGCCGGTGTTCGCGCACAAGGGCGAGTCCCTCAAGGAGTACTGGGACTTCACCCACCGCATCTTCGACTTCGGCCCCGCGGGCAGCGACCACGAGGGTCCGAACATGATTCTGGACGACGGTGGTGACGCCACGCTGCTCATGCACCTGGGCAAGCGCGCGGAGAAGGACGCCAGCATCCTCGCCAACCCCCAGAGCGAGGAGGAGCGCGAGCTGTACGCCGCCATCAAGGCGAAGCTGGCCGAGGACGCGACCTGGTACACGCGCAAGAGCGCGAAGATTCTCGGCGTCACCGAGGAGACGACCACGGGCGTGCACCGCCTCCAGGAGATGTCCGCCAAGGGCACGCTCCTGTTCCGCGCCATCAACGTCAACGACAGCGTGACGAAGAGCAAGTTCGACAACCTGTACGGCTGCCGTGAGTCGCTGGTGGACGGCATCAAGCGCGCCACCGACGTGATGGTCGCCGGCAAGATTGCCGTCGTCGCGGGCTACGGCGACGTGGGCAAGGGCTCCGCGCAGGCGCTGCGCGCGCTGTCCGCCCAGGTGTGGGTGACGGAAATCGACCCCATCTGCGCGCTCCAGGCGGCCATGGAAGGCTACCGCGTCGTCACCATGGAGTACGCCGCGGACAAGGCGGACATCTTCGTGACGGCCACCGGTAACAAGGGCGTCATCACGCACGACCACATGGCGAAGATGAAGGACCAGGCCATCGTCTGCAACATCGGCCACTTCGACAACGAGATTGAGGTCGCCTCCCTGGAGAAGTACCAGTGGGAGGAGATCAAGCCGCAGGTCGACCACGTCATCTTCCCGGACAACAAGCGCATCATCCTGCTGGCCAAGGGCCGGCTGGTGAACCTGGGCTGCGGCACCGGCCACCCCAGCTACGTGATGTCCAGCTCGTTCGCGAACCAGACCATCGCGCAGATTGAGCTGTACTCGCACAGCGCCAACTACGAGGTCGGCAAGGTGTACGTGCTTCCCAAGCACCTGGACGAGAAGGTCGCCCGCCTCCAGCTCAAGAAGCTCAACGCGCAGCTCACCGAGCTGAGCCAGGAGCAGGCCGACTACATCGGCGTGAAGACCTCCGGCCCGTACAAGCCGGACACCTACCGCTACTAA
- a CDS encoding undecaprenyl-diphosphate phosphatase: MSLLEAIVLGLVQGLTEFLPISSTAHLRIAPELFGWKDPGAAYSAVIQLGTVAAVLIYFRKDIVSLVAAFFRGLARREPFGTLEARLAWFVLVGTLPVGIAGLTLKKFIENEFRSLYVISGSLIVLALILLFVEKRASHQRTLADMRWKDGILIGMWQALALIPGASRSGTTLTGGLSLGLKREDAARYSFLLSIPATTLAGVFELKHLLEAETRPSAMALWVGTLVAFASGMAAIAWLLKFLRTRTTLVFVVYRVALGVLLLVLLQTGKLSPMSGAENVEVPGEPGTPPVEKQITD, translated from the coding sequence ATGAGCCTCCTCGAAGCCATCGTCCTGGGTCTGGTCCAGGGTCTCACGGAGTTCCTTCCCATCAGCTCCACGGCGCACCTGCGCATCGCGCCGGAGTTGTTCGGCTGGAAGGACCCGGGCGCGGCGTACTCGGCGGTCATCCAGTTGGGCACGGTGGCGGCCGTGCTCATCTACTTCCGCAAGGACATCGTCTCTCTGGTGGCGGCATTCTTCCGGGGGCTGGCGCGGCGCGAGCCCTTCGGCACGCTGGAGGCGCGGCTGGCGTGGTTCGTCCTGGTGGGCACGCTGCCTGTCGGCATCGCCGGGCTGACGTTGAAGAAGTTCATCGAGAACGAGTTCCGCTCGCTCTACGTGATTTCGGGAAGCCTCATCGTGCTGGCCCTCATCCTCCTCTTTGTGGAGAAGCGGGCCTCGCACCAGCGGACGCTGGCGGACATGCGGTGGAAGGATGGCATCCTCATCGGCATGTGGCAGGCGCTGGCACTGATTCCGGGCGCGTCCCGTTCCGGCACCACGCTGACGGGCGGCCTGTCGCTGGGACTCAAGCGCGAGGATGCGGCGCGCTACTCGTTCCTGCTGTCCATTCCGGCCACCACGCTGGCGGGCGTCTTCGAACTCAAGCACCTGCTGGAGGCGGAGACTCGGCCGTCGGCCATGGCGCTGTGGGTGGGGACGCTGGTGGCGTTCGCCTCGGGCATGGCGGCCATCGCGTGGCTGCTCAAGTTCCTGCGCACGCGGACGACGCTGGTGTTCGTGGTGTACCGCGTGGCGCTGGGCGTGCTGCTGCTGGTGCTGCTCCAGACGGGGAAGCTGAGCCCGATGTCGGGCGCGGAGAACGTGGAGGTTCCGGGGGAGCCGGGGACGCCGCCGGTGGAGAAGCAGATTACCGACTAG